A single window of Actinoallomurus bryophytorum DNA harbors:
- a CDS encoding sulfurtransferase TusA family protein, whose product MALKRRRAVREAPPEAPPVSTGPAALVTIDALGRKCPIPIIMLAERIGEVPVGGIIAVKADDVAARTDVPAWCRMKSQDFVWEETLPRGWAFHVRRTY is encoded by the coding sequence ATGGCCCTGAAGCGCCGCCGCGCCGTCCGGGAGGCCCCCCCGGAGGCGCCTCCGGTGAGCACCGGGCCCGCGGCACTGGTCACGATCGACGCTCTGGGCCGTAAGTGCCCGATCCCGATCATCATGCTCGCCGAGCGGATCGGCGAGGTCCCGGTCGGCGGGATCATCGCGGTGAAGGCCGACGATGTCGCGGCGCGCACGGACGTGCCGGCCTGGTGCCGGATGAAGTCCCAGGACTTCGTCTGGGAGGAGACCCTGCCGCGCGGCTGGGCCTTCCACGTACGCCGCACGTACTGA
- a CDS encoding cysteine desulfurase family protein, with protein MAYFDAASTEPLHPAAREALLEALEGGWADPQRLYGPARRARMLLERARAQVAASLGARPDETSFTSSGTQAVHLGMLGTLHARRRAGRHLVVSAVEHSSVLHTAGQHERDGGKVTTVGVDRSGRVDPEEFAAALRPDTALACLQSANHEVGTLQPVTEVAEACRAARVPLLVDAAQSAGRVPIPGGWSLLTASAHKWGGPPGVGVLVVRKNTRWRSPLPEDDRESRRVPGYENVPGIAAAAAALEAYRGEMELDAPRLSALVELIRERVPRLIDDVEVIGDPVERLPHLVTFSCLYVEGEALLTELDRLGFEVSSGSSCTADTLRPSHVLEAMGVITHGNVRVSLSRGTRAADVDRFLAVLPGAVDRLRQTSGVTG; from the coding sequence GTGGCCTACTTCGACGCCGCTTCCACCGAACCTCTGCACCCCGCCGCGCGCGAGGCGCTGCTGGAGGCGCTGGAGGGCGGCTGGGCGGATCCCCAGCGGCTGTACGGCCCCGCGCGCCGCGCCCGCATGCTGCTCGAGCGGGCCCGTGCGCAGGTCGCGGCCTCTTTGGGCGCGCGTCCCGACGAGACGTCCTTCACCTCGTCCGGCACCCAGGCGGTGCATCTGGGCATGCTCGGCACCCTGCACGCCCGGCGGCGAGCCGGCCGGCACCTGGTGGTGAGCGCGGTCGAGCACTCCAGCGTGCTGCACACGGCGGGTCAGCACGAACGCGACGGCGGCAAGGTCACCACGGTGGGCGTCGACCGCTCGGGCCGGGTCGACCCGGAGGAGTTCGCCGCGGCGCTGCGCCCCGACACGGCACTGGCCTGCCTGCAGTCGGCCAACCACGAGGTCGGCACGCTCCAGCCCGTGACCGAGGTCGCCGAGGCGTGCCGCGCGGCCCGCGTACCCCTGCTCGTGGACGCGGCCCAGTCCGCCGGCCGGGTGCCCATACCCGGCGGCTGGTCGCTGCTGACCGCCTCCGCGCACAAGTGGGGCGGCCCGCCCGGCGTCGGCGTGCTCGTCGTGCGCAAGAACACCCGCTGGCGGTCGCCGCTGCCCGAGGACGACCGCGAGAGCCGCCGCGTCCCGGGATATGAGAATGTTCCGGGCATCGCGGCCGCGGCGGCGGCGCTGGAGGCGTACCGCGGCGAGATGGAACTCGACGCGCCCCGCCTGTCGGCGCTCGTCGAGCTGATCCGCGAGCGCGTGCCCCGCCTCATCGACGATGTCGAGGTCATCGGCGACCCGGTCGAACGCCTCCCCCACCTGGTCACGTTCTCGTGTCTGTACGTGGAGGGCGAGGCGCTGCTGACCGAGCTCGACCGGCTGGGATTCGAGGTCTCGTCCGGGAGCTCCTGTACGGCCGATACGCTCCGTCCCAGCCACGTTCTGGAGGCGATGGGAGTGATTACTCATGGAAATGTCCGGGTATCGCTCTCCCGCGGGACGAGAGCGGCCGATGTCGACCGCTTCCTCGCGGTCCTTCCCGGGGCCGTGGATCGTCTCCGCCAGACCAGTGGAGTGACGGGTTGA
- the coxB gene encoding cytochrome c oxidase subunit II translates to MRTGAQGARRRLLTGAIALSMLAFAATACSKDNPRLGLPTPVTEQGKRVLTLWQGSWLAALAVGALVWGLIIWAVLFHRKRSDQLPPQVRYNLPIEMLYTVVPFIIIAVLFYFTARDETYLGKLTKNPQPGQVTLVNVTAFQWSWQFDYPQYHTTPIVGQPVAPDAKNKPMFEIPVGKKVRFHLQSKDVIHSFWVPSFIFKRDILPGVKSGEDFEITPTKTGTYEGRCAELCGVDHGRMLFQVKIVPQAEFDQFIASHKPSGGAQ, encoded by the coding sequence GTGCGCACAGGCGCGCAGGGCGCGCGCCGACGCTTGCTGACGGGCGCGATCGCGCTCTCGATGCTGGCATTCGCCGCGACGGCGTGCTCCAAAGACAACCCGCGCCTCGGTCTGCCGACGCCGGTCACCGAGCAGGGCAAGCGTGTCCTGACCCTGTGGCAGGGCTCGTGGCTCGCTGCGCTGGCCGTGGGCGCGCTCGTCTGGGGTTTGATCATCTGGGCGGTGCTCTTCCACCGCAAGCGGTCCGACCAGCTGCCGCCGCAGGTGCGTTACAACCTGCCCATCGAGATGCTCTACACCGTCGTGCCGTTCATCATCATCGCGGTGCTGTTCTACTTCACCGCGCGCGACGAGACGTATCTCGGGAAGCTGACCAAGAACCCGCAACCGGGCCAGGTCACCCTCGTCAACGTGACGGCGTTCCAGTGGAGCTGGCAGTTCGACTATCCGCAGTACCACACGACGCCGATCGTTGGTCAGCCCGTCGCGCCGGACGCCAAGAACAAGCCCATGTTCGAGATCCCCGTGGGCAAGAAGGTGCGTTTCCATCTGCAGTCCAAGGACGTCATCCACTCGTTCTGGGTCCCGTCCTTCATCTTCAAGCGCGACATCCTTCCGGGGGTCAAGTCCGGCGAGGACTTCGAGATCACGCCGACCAAGACGGGCACGTACGAGGGTCGCTGCGCCGAGCTCTGCGGTGTCGACCACGGTCGCATGCTGTTCCAGGTGAAGATCGTGCCGCA